A genomic stretch from Acinonyx jubatus isolate Ajub_Pintada_27869175 chromosome E2, VMU_Ajub_asm_v1.0, whole genome shotgun sequence includes:
- the POLR1G gene encoding DNA-directed RNA polymerase I subunit RPA34 has translation MAGTPSGGAAQFSCPPNFTATSPTSEPTRFSLEVLTDPDTELWLIQAPVDFAPDCLNGRLVPLSGSQIVKGKLAGKRHRYRVLRSSGPQAGGAILLAPSVAAGGGLTCAPAPQGSLRIFEGSQESPPGTLLQPIPTSPPPQIPPDLRPRFCAFGGSLPVTGPGSALALKSPASKKRKKKKQLPEAPAPREAVNGLGALAGDTALGSPDVAKKKKKKQEPPELEVMELVTAEPAAEMLEPLEALFPSSTTRKRKRLKGTEEREPGERMLIETQPQLEEEPQEEAIPLPSSKKKKKKKKKKKEKGHKVMMELGTDEALELERRPLELPGEMIEPEPPQEVELQAEAALTPAKKRRKKEKRQDETVEPGAEAVEPPVEPELPGDLEGRASTKKKKKERGLRATEPRTEVTDPQGEPMEPELPEEREPEAGADPASAKKKKKKRGRESGVPEAAPREEMPEPPRSPEPGEVASTGREKKSKRLQPDPV, from the exons GTGCTGCTCAGTTCTCTTGCCCCCCCAACTTTACCGCGACGTCCCCAACCTCAGAGCCCACCCGTTTCTCTTTGGAAGTGTTAACAGACCCAGATACGGAACTGTGGCTTATCCAGGCCCCTGTAGACTTCGCCCCAGACTG CCTCAACGGGCGGCTAGTGCCTCTCTCTGGCTCCCAGATTGTGAAGGGCAAGTTGGCAGGCAAGCGGCACCGCTACCGGGTCCTTAGAAGCAGCGGTCCCCAGGCTGGAGGAGCAATCCTGCTGGCTCCCTCCGTGGCGGCAGGGGGGGGACTCACCTGTGCCCCAGCCCCCCAGGGCAGCCTGAGGATCTTTGAGGGTTCCCAGGAATCCCCACCAGGGACCCTGCTGCAGCCTATTCCAACAAGCCCCCCGCCACAGATCCCCCCTGACCTGAGGCCCCGGTTCTGTGCCTTTGGAGGCAGCCTACCGGTAACAGGGCCTGGGTCAGCCTTGGCACTGAAGTCACCCGcctcaaaaaagaggaaaaagaagaagcaattACCAGAGGCCCCAGCTCCCCGGGAGGCAGTGAATGGGCTGGGGGCCCTGGCGGGGGACACAGCTTTGGGGTCCCCGGATGTggcgaagaagaagaagaaaaagcaggagcCGCCAGAACTCGAGGTGATGGAGCTGGTGACAGCTGAACCTGCGGCCGAGATGCTGGAGCCTCTGGAAGCGCTGTTCCCATCATCCACcaccaggaagaggaagaggctgaaggggacagaagagaggGAGCCTGGGGAAAGGATGCTGATTGAGACTCAGCCGCAGTTGGAGGAGGAGCCACAGGAGGAAGCCATCCCACTGCCATCttcgaagaagaagaagaagaagaagaagaagaagaaagaaaaggggcacaAAGTCATGATGGAGTTGGGGACTGATGAGGCTCTAGAGCTGGAGAGGAGGCCTCTGGAACTCCCAGGGGAGATGATAGAGCCTGAACCACCACAAGAAGTTGAGCTTCAGGCTGAGGCAGCTCTAACACCCGccaaaaagaggaggaagaaagaaaaacggCAAGACGAGACAGTGGAGCCAGGGGCAGAGGCAGTGGAGCCTCCGGTGGAGCCTGAGTTGCCAGGTGACCTTGAGGGTCGGGCATCcaccaagaagaagaagaaagaacggGGGCTCAGAGCAACTGAGCCGAGGACTGAGGTAACGGACCCACAGGGTGAGCCGATGGAGCCTGAGCTTCCGGAAGAGCGTGAACCTGAGGCAGGGGCAGATCCAGCATCtgctaagaagaagaagaagaaacggGGCCGGGAAAGCGGGGTGCCAGAGGCAGCACCCCGGGAGGAGATGCCAGAGCCGCCGCGGAGTCCAGAGCCTGGGGAGGTGGCTTCCACAGGCCGGGAGAAGAAGTCGAAGAGGCTGCAGCCGGATCCTGTGTAG